TTTTTGGGACAgcatctacgcgcttcgacctgccttcaatcagactattttctcttacttttgttttaaatttaatattaatgGATCCGTAGGATTTGCAACTTTATTTCTTTTgtgataaaatagatttattttgataccaaatataatatatatatatatatattatttcttttaagaatttttattaattgtaattatagatttatttgcttagttaggtgatatattgctaacattaTCTAATATGAAGGGTTCCACTGAGAGAGCATCTACAACATGTCTAACTCCTGTATTTTTTATACCAAGACTCAATCTTCCACTGATAGCCTCAGAGTACAAGTTTAGTTTTGAATCAATTTTCAAACATTTTTTCTTAACAATATCTTTAGGAAGCTGTGTAACAATATATTGCATCTAATGAGATAATTAACTAAGACTACAAAGTAAATTGTGGTATAGGAGATCATTTGGAAGCATTACCTCAACTGGACTTTATTCCAGCATTTTGCAGAGACTGCGCTCAACCCAAACATGATGCAGCAACTCTTTGGAGTCTGGTTCCCTCCAACCACACGATAAATGCTCAAAGTTGCCGGTCTTAAGGTCCAGCACATCTAGTTTATAAGCACCACTGTCGAGTCGATCATATGACCAATTGGTGGGATCATTAAAGTAAATGCAATCCTCTTGGCATCCAGGAATATCCCTAGTATAGACAATGAAGTTCTGGTGTGGATTAAATGATCTAAACACTGTATTGTCATGCATGCTTTCGACCAGAAACCATCCGGATGGATTTCCGAGCATCCACTCATATATCTTATAACACatctttaaatatttttcttcataATCCCTATCGTCGTCATCAGGGTTCCCGGGCATCCACTCATATATCTTATAACACATCTTGAAATATTCTTCTTCATAATCCCCATCATCATCATTAGGGTTCCGGGCATccagtcatatatcttatgaCACATCTTGAAATATTCTTCTTCATAATTCCTATCGTCATCATCAGAAAAAACATGAACAACACCTATACTATAACAAGCAAGCAATAACGGCTGTGAAAATGTTGTGATGAAAAGCAGATAGTCAAGTCCACGATGTCAATATCTGGCAAATCGATCGACAAAGGGCCCAAAGGGGGAGCAAATTCACAAACCAAAGTATTGTCATCCAAGTCAGTCATATAGGGGCTCCCCTCATGGTGCGCCATATAGAGGGGCGAGCCGAATAAACCAGTATTCGACAGAGTCCATGATTCATCTCCCAATTTACAGAAGGCGACATGACCGTGGTAACGATAGCACTCGGCGATCACTAGATTCACTaccatgcaatccttgttcggGCTCGAAAGCAAGAAAGCTCGCCACGGGAAAATGCGCGAGTACTGGAGTAGATCCAAGGTGGAGTCTATGCCAGGACTGGTTCTCAGAAAATTCCGATGGACCGGAGAGAATTCGCAGCCGGGCTGGTGGATGAAACCATCGGTTGGAGGGAGCTGGATTTCGGATCCGGTGAGGGGGTTCAGCAAGAAAAGACGTCCGTCCGCGGGGGCGACGTCGAGCAGAAGAAGCCAACCGCGGGAGGCGGCGAGGATTACTTTGTTGACGAGTTCGGGAATGGAGAGAGTGCGGATCTGCCGGGCGGATACGCTGAGAACGGAACGGCGATCGGTGGAGGGGTGGTAGCGGAGCATGAGGAGAGGGAGGTGAGGGGAAAGATTGGTGGGTTTGGCGACGGAGCGCCAGGACTTGCAGACGCAGCGGAAGCGGAGGTAGTCGGAGGCGCGGGTGAGCTTCTTGACGATGAGGTCCAAGAGTTCGTCAGGTAGAAGTTCGGACCATCGGGAGACGCTCATCCTGCCTTCTTCGTTGGACGCCAT
Above is a genomic segment from Phoenix dactylifera cultivar Barhee BC4 chromosome 2, palm_55x_up_171113_PBpolish2nd_filt_p, whole genome shotgun sequence containing:
- the LOC120103937 gene encoding probable F-box protein At1g44080, with translation MASNEEGRMSVSRWSELLPDELLDLIVKKLTRASDYLRFRCVCKSWRSVAKPTNLSPHLPLLMLRYHPSTDRRSVLSVSARQIRTLSIPELVNKVILAASRGWLLLLDVAPADGRLFLLNPLTGSEIQLPPTDGFIHQPGCEFSPVHRNFLRTSPGIDSTLDLLQYSRIFPWRAFLLSSPNKDCMVVNLVIAECYRYHGHVAFCKLGDESWTLSNTGLFGSPLYMAHHEGSPYMTDLDDNTLVCEFAPPLGPLSIDLPDIDIVDLTICFSSQHFHSRYCLLVIV